One window of Ignavibacteriales bacterium genomic DNA carries:
- a CDS encoding deoxyribodipyrimidine photo-lyase: MINEKRVRLLQKGNETNGPIVYWMSRDQRVHDNWALLFSQKLAFENKKPLVIVFNLVPDFLEATIRQYGFMLKGLQEVEAELSSCNIPFFLLTGKTEEEIPKFVKSNNASILVSDFDPLKIKRLWKRDVAKKIAIPFYEVDAHNIVPCLYVSDKMEFAAYTIRPKIHKALLEFMDEYPVLEKMNRTEIQSDKIDWIKIKKSLQINFDVKEVDWIQPGETAALKSLQNFLENKLDTYNEFKNDPTKDGQSNFSPYLHFGQISAQRIVLETERVSSNEEYKKTFLEELIVRKELSDNFCYFNKNYDSFNGFPNWAKTSLNEHRKDEREFVYTLKQFEQANTHEDLWNASQKDLITTGKMHGYMRMYWAKKILEWTKSPEDAMKIAIYLNDKYELDGRDPNGFTGIAWSIGGVHDRAWFERPIYGKIRYMNRNGAERKFNLTAYLDRFSL; encoded by the coding sequence ATGATTAACGAAAAAAGAGTTCGTTTACTACAAAAAGGGAATGAAACAAACGGACCAATAGTCTATTGGATGAGTCGTGATCAGCGAGTACACGATAATTGGGCTTTGCTATTTTCACAAAAGTTAGCTTTTGAAAATAAAAAACCACTGGTAATAGTATTTAATCTTGTACCCGATTTTCTTGAAGCCACAATTCGCCAATATGGTTTTATGTTAAAGGGTTTGCAAGAAGTTGAAGCAGAACTTTCGAGTTGTAACATTCCTTTCTTTTTACTCACCGGAAAAACTGAAGAAGAAATTCCTAAGTTTGTTAAAAGTAATAATGCTTCAATATTAGTATCTGACTTTGATCCATTAAAAATAAAAAGGCTTTGGAAACGAGATGTTGCAAAAAAAATAGCAATTCCCTTTTATGAAGTTGATGCTCACAATATTGTACCCTGTCTGTATGTTTCTGATAAAATGGAATTTGCTGCTTATACCATTCGTCCTAAAATCCACAAAGCTTTATTAGAATTTATGGATGAATATCCTGTCTTAGAAAAAATGAATAGGACTGAAATTCAATCTGACAAAATAGATTGGATAAAAATTAAAAAATCATTGCAAATAAACTTTGATGTAAAAGAAGTTGACTGGATACAACCGGGAGAAACTGCCGCGTTAAAATCATTACAAAATTTTCTTGAAAATAAACTCGATACTTATAATGAATTTAAAAATGATCCCACAAAAGATGGACAATCAAATTTTTCGCCTTACTTACACTTTGGACAAATATCTGCTCAGCGTATTGTACTTGAAACTGAAAGAGTAAGCAGTAATGAAGAATACAAAAAAACATTTTTGGAAGAGTTAATTGTTCGAAAAGAGCTTTCAGATAACTTCTGTTACTTTAATAAAAATTATGACTCATTTAATGGTTTTCCCAATTGGGCCAAAACATCATTAAATGAGCATCGAAAAGATGAAAGAGAATTTGTTTACACTTTAAAACAATTTGAACAAGCAAACACTCATGAAGATTTATGGAATGCATCGCAAAAAGATTTAATCACTACAGGCAAAATGCATGGTTATATGCGAATGTATTGGGCAAAGAAAATTTTAGAATGGACAAAATCACCTGAAGACGCGATGAAGATTGCAATTTATTTAAATGATAAATATGAACTTGATGGTCGTGATCCAAATGGTTTTACGGGAATTGCGTGGTCAATTGGCGGGGTTCACGATCGGGCATGGTTTGAAAGACCTATTTATGGAAAAATCAGGTATATGAATCGTAATGGTGCGGAACGAAAATTTAATTTAACTGCCTATTTAGACAGGTTTTCCCTATAA